CCTCTTTATCCTGTGTTTGTATTTACGGTCTCATTTTCCCTCTGATCTTCATTGTGTCATCTTTCATGGCTGTGGCCTTCctgttcagaatcagaatcagaaagggttttattgccaaatgttgagcaagtttccaacattaggaaattgctgcggtacttagtgcaaaacatactgtaagacaacacttaaataaacataaaaataagaattaaaagtgctaagcaGATTAATATATACATGTGTGCAGGTGATGATCAGTGCAAAAATGGAACAGATGCAGAGAACACAGTATAGGGTCATGTGTTtgtggtgggaacagtcatgtggttattgttcatgagtccaacagcagaggggaagaaactgttcttatggcgagaggttctggtcCGAATGGAACCTTTCTGCCTGAGGGGAgaaggtcaaacagactgtgtccacgGTGAGAAGGGTCACCTGTGATCCgagtcatctgcaaacttaattAGCTTGagagtagggctgccacgattggtcgactagtcacgattacgtcgactatcaaaatcgtcgacgactgatttaatagtcgacccgtcgtttgaagctttgtaagatcacaaaagacgcagaaataagtagtaggatttaagagtgtaataacggactgaaacagaagatggcagcactgcatgtacaaggatgccagctgccgttaaaccccgaagaagaagtagctctgtcccagaattcatagcgcagcccagctcagtttccaacaatggcggcagctagttagctttaatattactcttattattctttctgggtcacaaaataaacgtttaacatattttcaggcgagaatgtaactgtgcaaacctcaaatatctgctcagtttatcaagacaccacatattttcaaaagcgctccgacgttttcggagacgtctgttacccactagctcgatagctagccgggggcaaggctcactagagcccgtgagaacaccggactcctggcaaatcgttttcaaacccaccgctactcaggttaaacatatataaatcacttagataacttaaaatgttactgtttggcttttttttttagtattttatttgttcctgagtaaatcggtttggctgagattaaagttatagtttttacacagctgaataaacatcaagcagacaactggttatcagaagtgtgagatgctcgagaatatactctgGTGTCCCGTtacattttagatagcaaggagtttattaaacttcaccgaaacaatctgcaaatttcattaaaatttaataaactatcatcttgtctttatttttagttagcacataccttaaacacttgtaagctaatgatagttatataagagcagatgctgctggtgtaataagctgtacgttttacgtccaatggatgcatgatctgattagtcgactaatcgcaaaaataatcggtgactagtcgactatcaaaataatcgtttgtggcagccctacttgagagactggtgggtggaggtgcagcagttaGTGTACAGACCTGTTCGCTCTGTACGCAAACTGCAGGGGGGCCAGGAGGGGGGCCGTGAGGGTCTTGAGGTAGGAGAGGACCAGGCACCCAAAtgacttcatgaccacagatgtcagagccacgggtctgtagtcatttagtccAGTGATCCTTGGCTTCTTGGGGACAGGGACTACGGTGGATGACTTGAAGCAGGCAGGCACATGACATGCCTGCAGTGAGGAGTTGGAAGTGCCAGAAAACACTGGGGCCAGCTCATTTGCACAGTGCCTGAGAGTGGCAGGAGACACACAGTCTGGGCCAGGAGCATTCTGAGCATTCAGGCTTTTAAACTGcttcctcacatctgcttcatgaatatgaagggttgtagtgggagaaggtggtgtgaaatcctccTTGGTGTGGGGTGAGGAGGGGGGTGTTGTGGGTGAAGtctttgatggtggtgatggctctGTTGTGGGGGGAGAGGGGGAGGTGGGGGAATGAGTGTTCACAGTGAGTGTTGGGGCTGATGgaggtgtgaaggctgcttgATGGCTCATCAAAACAGCTGTAAAAATCGTTGAGGGTGTTGGCGAAGAGCAAGTTATCAGCGGAGTGGGAGGTTTTAGGCTTGTAGTTAGTGATATTCCTAAAACTTTTCCATACAGAGGCCGAGTCATTGTCTGAGATCTGCTCCTGCATCTTCTCAGAGTGCTGATGTTTAGCACTGTCCACTTCTTTACTGAGCCTGTACTATAGCAGTCCCCGGCTCCACTTCTGAACGCTTTGTGTTTCCCTAGAAGAGTTATACATTCAAATTATTTTGTACCtgatctgttttctttgtaatttGTTTAGagttcagcaataaagctgtttttgagTTTTATAGCCCTTGTTGCTGAGTCGTGCATTTGGGTCCCAAATCCAGCCTGTTACAGTTCACCCTGATAGCTGGGTCTACTCTGTTGTGTATTTTAAGAAATTATTGGTTTCTAAAATTTAACTTACAACAATGTATGtcctgtgaccctgaattagATAGACAGAcggacaataaaaacaaagaggaaacaaAACTGTAATGAATTTCATTTAGTTTGTTGTATTGTTTTTATTCCACGGTGTTTTCCTAGAGGCTATCATCATCCCTGTTATGACATGCTAATTCATTTTGCATTAAgcttattatttttatctatttattagtgctgtcagcgttaatctcgttaaaatgacgttaacgctataaccgcattaacgtggcaaatctccgttagcgagttagcgtGGATCGCCCTGTGcatggggctgcacggcgtTAATgccgttatggcgttaacgtcattttaacgagattaatgctgacagcactactATTTATAGGAACAAGAATGCCATGTGATTTATCTTACTACACATGCTTAGAATTCAATACAAAAGAAGTTTAAACTCTGTTTTGATTTCCGTTTCACCTCTCTCAtgtttcttctttgtttccCAGAGGTCATTTGCAAACTGTGATGAGAATGTGACATACAGCTCTGTGGTTTTgtaattcaaacacacacacacacacacacacacacacacacacacacacacacacacacacacacacacaagctatGTTTAAAGAACTCCACATGGTTTCTCACACAGCGAAGTGTTGCTCCTTTTACACATTTTCACCACATGAACAGTACGACTCAATGGACAGCAATGTTGGTGTGTTTGCTGTTGGGAAAACTGGTGGGGGCACTGGGAAGCTACGGGCACTGATTTCTGGTGAGTCATTTATCCCCAGTAAGATTTCCGAGTCTACATGAATCAAACTATTGAAATACAGTGTGTAGAGAAAGGATGGATTAAGGCTCCATTTTGTGTGGGGTTCTGTAATTGCATGTTTAATGTAAGAGAAATAAGAACGATAATCACTAATTATGACTGATTGGATTGTTGTATCTGTTTCATGTTGTTTGAGGGAGTTACAGTGGAGAAAAAAGCTGATGGGGAAGAATGAGCGATGAAAGTGGAAAAATGTGTATATTCTCTATATGAATGGATGTTATTTCTCCAACTGTTGCTAACTCAGTATTTTAAATATTGCTTTATTATTTGAGTGCAAGATTCAACTTCCAGAAGACTTTGAACCCTTAACTATATGGGACTGATGCAGTTCTGAAGCCAGTACTAAAGGCAATAATATTATTTGTTGAGTTACATAATAATGAAGAGAAATCatggagaaaagaaaatcactgcTGAAGCTGCAGATGTTGACCAGCATGAATGTTATATAGTTTTAGAATAATTGAATAATTCAAAatcaacaattaaaaaatacaatatatgaaatatatattGCACATGACAGAAAGTTCACACTACGAGGTCAAAACTGTTCAAGGGCTGTCTTGGCTCTTCTGATGCATCTGGAAGTGGCAATCTCCTCCAGAGAGTGCAGAGAGCATCTGATGATCTTCTGTGATGTGTTTATGACCCTCTCCAGTAAGTAATGACACTCTCAATTGTGGCATGGTAGTAGGACACAAGCAGcagttcagtctgtttttaCTGAGGATTCGCAGGAAGTGCAGACACTGTATCATCTTCACTGCCATCACCTGTGTATTCTCCGACTATGACGGATCATTTGAGATCATAATCAGAAGGAGGCCATTGTCTCTACCCAGTCTCCATTTATGTAGAGAGGGGTATAATCATCTGCAGTCTTACAGAAGTCAAAGATGACCTCCTTGGTTTTTGTGGTGTTTAGAAGCAGATTGTTGGCAGCACACCACTCTGTCAGCAGCCACAGCCCCTCTCTGTAACCAGCCTCTTCCCCCTTTGTGATGATGTGTAAATTCAATAAGGAAGATCTTCAGTCACACATCTGTGTGCTTCCCAAGTGCTGGCAGCTAATCTAAGCTTTAGATCATTTCCACTTTCCCATGCCATCGAGCTGGTCGTGACATCACTggtctagtccaatcatctttctGCTGGCTTTCTTCAGGCCAGTCAGCCTTCACATATACTTCAAATGTCACTGCATATCTGTCATTCTTCCTTGCAGACATCTTCATGCAACTAGTACTAGTACAAATACAGTATGAGGAACTAGCAGTAAACCACATAACTAGActggtttgtgtgttttaagtcTATTCACTCACAGGCAGCCTCTTCCAGGCAGCTCATCTCATCATGTTTCTCCTCTTCATTGTACTTAAAGGTCAGTTATAGAAGTAATTTAATTACCTCGTGTTTCAACAGCTAATGTCAGCAGATGATAAAATTAATGAATAGTTTTTGTATTGGGACTTTCATACTTGCCACATTCAAACATTCAAATGTGTGTAGATGTATAATAGACAAATCATATGAAGGaataatattttaattataGATAACCAGTTTAAGTAAATGTAATCATTAAAGTACTTTATTTGTTCTTGTTGCAGGAGTTCACAGCTTAACTACAGTCAGTCAAGTATCAGTGAAAGCTGGAGAATCTATCTCCATCCCATGTCTTTATGACTCCCAGTACGAAAATTATCTCAAATATCTGTGTAAAGGATACTATTATCGAGAATGCACATATGCAGTAAACACAAACCAGCCAGGCGAGTCAGGAAAATATTCAATCTctgatgacaaaaaacaaagaatcttCACTGTGactattaaaaaattaaacgCAGATCAGGACAGTCATTGCTGGTGTGTTGTGGAGATTCCTGGGATATGGAAAGATGTGAGAGTCTATTTTCATCTGTCTGTCATCAGGGGTAAGAATCCATAAGTACATTCAAGTACATTTCAAATAAGCCAAAATATTAGGAAAGACTTGGTTGTAATATTAGAATCATTATGTCAGTCAAGATATAAGaagaataaacatgtttttaaaaaatgctcaaGAAGCTATAAATGTAAAGTATAAAACTAGTAACAACTTACTACTTGTTCTCCATCAAGGTTCACCCAGTTTCTATGTGGATCATCAGGATATTACAGGGTTTAATGGAGGAAACATCACCATCAAGTTTTACAGTACACAAACTGGTAAAATAAAGTGGTGCAAGTTGGGCAGCGAGTGTGTAACACAGCCAACTGGATCAATAGATGGAACAAGAGTGAGCATTAATGAAAGTGCCCACAAAGTTTTCACTGTCACCATGAGTCGAGTGACCACAAAGAGCAGCGGCTGGTACTTATGTTATAAAGGAGACCTCCAGGTGCCAGTGCATTTAACTGTGAATGAAACTTTCACACCCAGTAAGTACAACAACTCTGAACCTGAAATATGCTTGTATGAATATTCCCCATGCATCATGATTAGCAATGCTTTGATATGATATTAGAAAATGTTATTCAATTCGTTCTTGCTCGTAGCCTCAGTCATTCCTCATTGAATCTcacagtttttctttgtatatTGATTCATTGTCTTTCCCAGATAAAACAAGTACTAAAGATCAGGATGAACAACCAAGGTCAAAAGGACTGCACTGACATGCACTAGCTATACAACTGTGGTTACACGCTATGTATTTATTGCCATTATGTGAAAACTTTGACCTATGGAAATgataattgtttgtttttattccacAGTGGTTCCCTAACAGTTCTCATCATCTCTTTGACTTTGTTGATCTTCTTTGTAACAGTGAGCTTGGTCATTTGGTTTTTGCTCAAAAGATCCAGTAAGTTTGCGCTCACCGTTGATGAAGCCAGTTCGTTCTTCTTACATAATTTAACGTTAAATGTTGACGACACTGCAGTCGCGCTTTGAGAGTAAGTTCTTGTTTCTCTTTCAGAATGGACCAAAAGAGAATCATCAGGCACGGCACTGGTATGACATGCTAATTCATtatgaattaatttttttctaattaatttttcattatttaagaACAAGAATAATCTGGTAAGAAAAACCAAGTACTCTTTGTAGATGCAGTAGTGCAATACAGCTGCAGCACATGAATAAATGGTAATCATATCACGTGAACAACTTCCTTAATAATGGATATCTGTTGCATTACGGTTTCTCTTTTGGACACAGGCTCATGAGGAAGTGTATACGTCTGttaaacatagaaaaaaaatggttCCCCAGTTACAAAAATTGAATACTTACAGAGTGAGGGGAATCCCATTTACAGCAGCAAATGCAGAAGTGAAACATAAATGTGACAAACATAGAAGAATGGACTATATCCAATCCTGCTGCAATAAAGAGCTGTGGTTGTTACTGGCACTGTAAAGCAAAGTGGGAAATCacatttttcatgtgtttcacaCCAGCTAGAGTATGGagtgtaaatttaaaaataacattacaCTTTACTGTTGCTCTGCTTCCATGTGTGATATACTTACTAATAACGTTAAAGAAACTTGTATGTTCTGTTTGTAGATTTTGTCCAATAATTATTATAGATCATAGGACTGATAAATATTCACAGATGTTGCCCCCTAAAAAAGGATATACTAAGAAAACACATCTAATAGCTGTATTgggtaaaacacattttatattccatttttaaaaagaatacatATCTTCCATCAAATTTATGtatatttaatatttgaatGTGATAGGAAGTCTTAAAGTGCTAGTAAACTTTAAGGAGAAAACATCTCATCTCATACTCTAACTTCTCAGTCCACATATTCCCCTTGAAAGGGAACTATTCATGTGAAGTGTCTCGACCTTAGTAAATTGCCACATTTGGTCTAGtgtacactgttaaaaaaaagttcctcTTTCAAATTTTCTATTGATATCAGTTATCAGAGGGACTAAGATACAGTAAACAGTGTATGTAAGAAAAGTTCAGAAGTGACAGCCATAAGCGTTCACAAACATAATGTTACACACAAGTAATTTATTTTACTACACGTGCTTGTAATTggataaaaaaaaggtttaaagtcTGTTTTGATCTCTGTTTCATATCtgtctcttctttctttctcagagTGCCACTGCTAAATGCGATGTGGATGTGACATACAGCTCTGTGTTTACTATGACTCAACAAACCACACAAAGGGTGCGTTATAAGAGCTCCGTGTCACAATGTTTCTCAGACATTAAAACTtatgttctttttttacattgtcACCACACAAACAGCATGGCTCGATCTTAGTGTGTCTGGTGGCTAGACCACTGCTTTAATTCAGAccaaatactgtaaatattaGCAACACGTTCAACTCTAAATCTTCAATGCTATATCAGTAGCACTACTGTGAAAAGGATCAAAGCTTAAAGAATGCAGACACTCGCTTGTTTATCAGTTGCACTAAAAGTCATTCATAAGCGAGTGCtattgttctgtttgtttagACTGAAATATTAAATAGCTAGATGACTGAATACTTTTCTCTGTAGCCTAAAAGGTAATAATTCCTCTTTTCATCTAGATCAGATTAAACCTTTTTAGTAATTTGTGATCAGGGCTGGCAAAAGCATGTGCATTGCCATCAGCTGTTTAGTGTTAACAAATGCTGGCATGTATGAATGCTGAATTTAGATGGTAAATAAAGTGACCATAACATATAAACACTGTATAGTTCTCTCTTTAGTTTAAGCATCACATGCTTACTTAAGCATGCATACCAAGAGCTGATGTTGCGGTATCCTCTGGTCTAGCTCAACTTTACTCATTCTGCCTAACTCTCATCTTTGCTTCTGTTCTCCCACAGACtgaaagaggagcagaagatGTTACATACAGCACTTTGGTTGACTACCAAGCTCAGAGCACCTAATTAGTGGATGGTTTAAAATGAGTTATAATAGTTTGTCAGTTCATGCTTTGTTTGCTAACTACAGCCCAGTTGACGTGTTTCAggcatcagatttttttttaccatatttCTCAGTTCAGGTCACATTCCCTGATCAGAGACTAATAACTAGGTAACTACAGAACAAACGTCTGTGCAAACGTGCAGGAAACCAGTTGTTATTTATTCTACTCGGGATGATCTGTGCTTCCCTCACACTGAGGCAATGCAGCCACGCTtgtatgaaaataataataataataataacaaatttGCCCAGAGGCAAGTCAAATATCTGGGTTAttatctcaaaatttcaagtCACTGGCTCAAACTTCTGAGCAAGCCAAATTTTTGAGATAGCCTGGAAATTTAACTTATggatatcatttttttttactggtggAAACAAGCTTCTATAGGGAAAGGACacaaaaactgagattttaaaAGCTCAATAGTAACTCAGTGGTTAGTAGCCATACTcaggaaattatttttaaaaaaatcaatgtatttCTCTTTTGTGACTGACACAGCACTTACCAACCATTTACTAGTGCTATTGTAATCATAGATAGGCTGAATTAGTGATATATAtctcatatatatttttatatattatatacaagTGCTTTTCAGaaccttattttattttttgtacagTATAggtaaattgattttttttcttcacttttaagTGAAACTGTTACAATCtaaaagtaaaatatattttatttcccATAATTTGAAACATATCAATAAAACCAGATGTTTTAGATTTAGTCCATACTATGATTAGGAGGATACAATTGCATGTTAATTGATGTTAGTAAGTATGTCATCAGCGTTCATTAACTTCTATGTTCATTTTAGCTTCATCTTTATTGTATTACAAAATGTGCCaatttttaagtaaaacaaaCTTCACACCACATAGTGattctgccttttgtttgatTTCCATCCACCCTTCTTCTACTGCCCCTATGGGTTTTTTCCAGTAAAAAGACCAGAACAGCTCTCCTGGGACACATCCAGGAAGCATCTTTTCACACAGAGGTGCTGAGCCCTTTACAAATTGCACAACTCCTCACCCCATCTCAAAGTGTGAGCCCCACTACATGCAACAAGACAAGAGAAAACTACAGGACTCAGAAACTATTTACAGCTTTGGAAGGTGGAACAAGGAGGATAAACACAACATTAGGCAACTGGTTTATTTTGGTGGCTAAACAGTCGATACTATTTACAAAAATCTGCATACGCCCTTTCAATGTGGCAGAAGAGAAAAATTACACTATTATGGTGGGCAGACATGAACTGCATCACCCATGAGTATCCAATTCAGTTCCTGAGTTATGGAGTTGAAAAGTAGCAAGAAAAAGGGCATGATGTCAGAACTTCATCAGAAAACCATCCTGTGTGAAAACAGTCACTGAAAACGTGATATACAGTAATGTTTCTGAGCGTCAGCAAGCATTAAAACTAACACATTTTAACTAATGCTTCAAAGCACAATCTCCATTCCTTCAAAATTCTCACtatgaaaatctgtttttttactTTGGACATCTACAGGATAAAATAATACGGGGGGATACCTGAAACCAAGTTACACAATGTTTATCGCGTCTCAGCACAGGACACATTTCAATCATAAATCAGTGTAGACtgcaaagtgtttaaaaaaaaaaaaggatagaaAATGAGTGACTATAATGATTATT
The Pelmatolapia mariae isolate MD_Pm_ZW linkage group LG13, Pm_UMD_F_2, whole genome shotgun sequence DNA segment above includes these coding regions:
- the LOC134640407 gene encoding CMRF35-like molecule 2, which encodes MDSNVGVFAVGKTGGGTGKLRALISGVHSLTTVSQVSVKAGESISIPCLYDSQYENYLKYLCKGYYYRECTYAVNTNQPEAINVKYKTSNNLLLVLHQGSPSFYVDHQDITGFNGGNITIKFYSTQTGKIKWCKLGSECVTQPTGSIDGTRVSINESAHKVFTVTMSRVTTKSSGWYLCYKGDLQVPVHLTVNETFTPSKYNNSEPEICLYEYSPCIMISNALI